DNA sequence from the Cucumis melo cultivar AY chromosome 6, USDA_Cmelo_AY_1.0, whole genome shotgun sequence genome:
gaattgAGTTTTCTTaaggaaaagggaaaataaATTCCACTAATTAActacttttattaaatatttattttattttttattttaattggaCCAGATTTGTAGcataaaaatatttaagggaaaaggaaaataattttgtttttatttcagTGTAAGCCTAAAATGATTATTCATTAAAGGGGTATTTTtaagaataacaaaatattgggacgatttacaaaatataacaaaactcatCAAATTCTCTAGGGTTCATTGGAGTTTttatttttgctatattttgtaaatagttttttgCTATTTATAACAATTCTccaatatttttataaataatattaatttttcaGAGTAATAATCTCAAATTTAGTTCATCATTACGTTACagttttaatactaatttgatttttgaacttttaattttggttcattttagttaatcatatatatatatatatatatgattgcaTATATATGATTAactaaaatgaaccaaaattaaaagttcaaaaatcaaattagtattaaaactGTAACGTAATGATGAGCTAAATTTgagattatttaaaaaaattatatatatatatatatatatatatatatatatatatatatatatatatatatatatatatatatatatataatttttttagtatatataacaaaatgaataaaaatatttgtaaatataacaaaatatcattgatagatacCGATAAATAGTTGATAGATAGATAtcatctatcattaatagaatatgaaattttgctatatttataaatattttcggTGGTTTTATCATTTACTTTGTATttgttaaattatttttgtaattaaattaaataataaaaacattccttTATTTTTATTGGAACTCATTAAATAAACGATTAATGTAATAACATACTGAATAATACTAAATTTAATTCAACCCTGCAATATTAATTACTCTCTtacatttaattaaataattacttagttttagtttctataaaaaaattGGTAGAATGAAtatagatatttaatttagaacaTTAGTATGTATACTCAAACACTGACATTAAAGTCTCGTGTAGTTTTGTTTGTACTATCAACTTCAAAGtttaagatttgattttttaCCCTATGCATTAATTCAATATATTTACCAAAAAAGTCATCAACAACAATTTGATGATTAGTCTAATCGAGTTTGAAAATTATGTGAGTTCCACTAACTTTTTAGTTTCATTAGAAAAATGTAACTCAATTATTTTTCACGCAAATACAACTCTCAAAATTCTAAGATATAAATTGATTTTTGTCGCAATAAATATTGAAACCATATCAAAACTCACTATATATTATTAAGATCTTAACTTATAAAATAACTACTCTTTTAACACAATTATATATTGAGTCGCATGAATGGATGGAGtttaaagattaaaatataactaaaaaaaaaagagagtacTAGAAAAGcataagaaaaaagaataatactCAAAGATAGCATTATATATCAATAGATTTCAAAAGATAGCATTATATATCAATAGATTTTCAAGAGTTTTTGCACTCTCCCAAATTAAACCAAATGAAGTTCCTAcctaataataaataaatcttAAGATCCTAACACACTATGTTTGCATCCAAAACTAAGGAGCCAGCGGTTTTTAGTGACCGGCTTGTGCACTGATTATTATTACCGATCGATTTCATCCATTAGTATATTCATTCAAGTTCACCATTTTATTCACCACGGGTTGTGAGAAGTAGCAATGTAACTTGGAATGAGTACCAAATCAGTGAAATAGCAGTCAGAAAGATGGTCGAGATGAAAGTTGTGGAAAGGCAATGAGTTTGGGTAATATGATAATGTAGTTGTTAGGTTGTTGAAAATTTTGGAAAGGTAATGAATTTGGGTAATATGTTATTGGATAGCAAAAGGTTCTATATCCTCGAATTCTGTATTGAAAACCATACAAAAATCCATTAGTAATCTCTAGCGAAAACTTGAgcgtcttcttcatcttcatatAGGCCAAAGCTATCAGCAAACTATCAAAACCACCGTTGAAAATAGTGTCGTTCACATCGAGTAACTCGACAAGTCTCTTAAGTCCAAGTTCACCGTCTGTTAAGTGTTCACAATTGCGAATCATGTGCTTGAGGTCGTTCACTGTACCAAGGTGACGTTGAGCTATGATGGCGAATTCCACCATGGACTCCGACATGGTTCTGATCATCATTAGCTTCAACAAATAAGCAACACGTAAATGCCATGGAATGTGATCCATTTGGTTATTCGATTGCTAGAAAAGATCGGCAAAAATGCACGTCGGAATTCAGTTGATGGAATTCCGTCTTTCTTCTGTTTCTTAAATTCAAATCCTTTGTTGTTCTTTAAAAATTGAATTGACGTAGGACTAGAGAAGTCTGTTTGTTCATCAAAATCAGAAAAGGTGAACACCCAAGACAACCCAACATGCTCGTTCTCATCCATCAAAGTGAGACCCGGTTGAAGAATTTTCAAATGGTTTAGATTGAACTTCAAATCTTGGTAGAGATGTTCCTCGGGAGCACCTCTCGGAGTTGATCGGAGAAAGCCGGGGAACTCAGTGTCCATCGCGATCACTGGAAACTTGAAAAGTTGGTCGTTGAGAATGGCTAATTCTTGGGTGAGATTATGATACCAAACTTGTCGAATGAAACTCATGATTTAACAAAGATTTTTACATTGAGAGATGATTGATGATTGTTGGGTTCTCTAAACATATATAGAGAGAATTTTGGAATGGAGATTtgtaaaaggaaaaggaattgAGTTTTCTTaaggaaaagggaaaataaATTCCACTAATTAACTactttatattaaatatttattttattttttatttttattggaccaaaaatatattattggaTTTGTAGcataaaaatatttaagggaaaaggaaaataaatttgtttttattttaatgtaagcgtaaaataattattattaaaggGGCATTTTtaagaataacaaaatattgaaactatttacaaaatataacaaaatccatCAAATTCTCTACATTGGAGTTTttatttttgctatattttataaatagctgttttttctatttataaCAGTTCTccaatatttttataaataatattaatttttcaGAGTAATAATCTCAAATTTAGTTCATCATTACATTATAGTTTTGATACTAATTtgatttttgaacttttaattttgattcattttagtTAATCATATATATGCAATCATATTTATATAACTTATTtagtatatataacaaaatgaacgaaaatatttgtaaatataaaaaaatatcattgatagatatGGATAGGTAGTTGATAGATAGATATCATCTATCACtaagaaaatatgaaattttgctatatttataaatatttttggtgatttttttcatttactttgtatttgttaaataattttttaatttaattaaataaatgttaataataaaaatattccTTTATTTTTATTGGAACTAATTAAATAAACCATTAATGTAATAACATACGGAATAATACTAAATTTAATTCAACCCTACAATATTAATTATTCTCTTAcctttaattaaataattacttagttttagtttatataaaaaaaattggtagAATGAATATAGATATTTATCTTAGAACATTAGTCTGTGTATTCAAGGACCGACAAGAAGAATGACAAAATTAGAGGTTTGCTTTGGATAgatgataaatttatttttaaattgaaaaaatagcaaaacagaaaatttttaaataaaaattgggAGAACAATGCTTTAAATGCTCTTATATAAGTGacaaatgtgatttctaaatacaCTTGTAACAGAATCTACAAATActctataattaatacaaactatgcacccACACTCGAATATTCTAATTTccttccaaaaaaagaaaataaaccatCAAATCATCTGTAAGATATCACATCCCATTCAATTTGTGCATGTTACCATTATACTCTCCGAAGGGCGTTGAACATTTTCTTCAAATGATTTTTAGGGTTTTGAAAATCTCCTTCATCCTTTCCACATCATTCTTTCTTCCGGTGAGTGTTCAGCAGCACATTCTT
Encoded proteins:
- the LOC103491126 gene encoding probable CCR4-associated factor 1 homolog 9; the protein is MSFIRQVWYHNLTQELAILNDQLFKFPVIAMDTEFPGFLRSTPRGAPEEHLYQDLKFNLNHLKILQPGLTLMDENEHVGLSWVFTFSDFDEQTDFSSPTSIQFLKNNKGFEFKKQKKDGIPSTEFRRAFLPIFSSNRITKWITFHGIYVLLIC